The Nitrosomonas communis genome has a segment encoding these proteins:
- a CDS encoding HNH endonuclease family protein, giving the protein MRNVFLFLLLIATLVMLHGCATDKQIGRHPPQVDTPLTSKPYNRKDWPHWIDADGDCQNTRQELLIATSTAPVKFKDSRRCTVIAGKWFGVYTGKIFTQASDVDIDHIVPLAHAHRHGADSWTKKRRRAFANDFDNLIVVSDKANHAKSDKAPHEWLPPRKAYWCEYGKRWKHIKHKYQLISTQQEQAALNSLAKTCR; this is encoded by the coding sequence ATGAGAAATGTTTTTCTATTCCTCCTGCTTATCGCTACTTTGGTCATGCTTCATGGTTGCGCCACAGATAAACAGATCGGGCGTCACCCTCCACAAGTAGATACTCCGCTCACTAGCAAACCCTATAACCGCAAAGACTGGCCGCACTGGATCGACGCAGATGGAGATTGCCAGAATACACGACAAGAATTACTGATTGCGACGAGTACAGCCCCTGTTAAATTCAAAGATTCCCGTCGCTGCACGGTTATAGCCGGGAAGTGGTTTGGTGTCTATACCGGCAAAATATTTACCCAGGCTTCAGATGTCGATATCGATCATATTGTGCCCCTCGCGCATGCCCACCGGCATGGCGCCGATAGCTGGACAAAAAAGCGGCGTAGAGCATTTGCGAATGACTTCGACAATCTTATTGTGGTAAGCGACAAAGCTAATCATGCCAAATCAGATAAAGCGCCCCATGAATGGTTGCCCCCTCGCAAAGCCTATTGGTGTGAATATGGCAAGCGATGGAAGCACATTAAGCATAAATACCAATTGATCTCTACTCAACAAGAACAAGCTGCCTTGAACTCATTAGCCAAAACCTGCCGTTAG
- a CDS encoding DUF5985 family protein: protein MIGAVYLLCALTALLCAWLLLKAYRRSGYKLLLWGGLCFIGLTLNNALLIVDKLLVPYFDFSMIRLLVAFAAVLVLLYGLIWDSE, encoded by the coding sequence ATGATCGGAGCGGTTTATCTATTATGCGCTTTAACCGCCTTGTTATGTGCCTGGCTTCTGCTGAAAGCCTATCGTCGGAGCGGATATAAACTGCTGCTCTGGGGTGGTTTATGTTTTATCGGCTTGACGTTGAACAACGCGCTTTTGATTGTTGACAAATTGCTAGTACCGTATTTTGACTTTTCAATGATTCGTTTATTGGTGGCATTTGCGGCAGTTCTGGTGCTTTTGTATGGGCTGATCTGGGATTCGGAATAA
- a CDS encoding NADPH-dependent FMN reductase → MSLKFLIFLGSVRDSTPPSPPRLGLRVAQACVVHIQQGDHFAELIDPLAFNLEPIFKPHFTYARGKAPSQLQSLAEKIENADGYVMVSPEYNHSMSPALAHLLNHFGSSLFSYKPSAIVTYSKGQWGGARAAVGMRTFLSELGCLPVSAMIHIPKAHEVLAESGDFVRKIDAEEWNDYFARTFTQLKWWASATQNQRRAIDPHKLIRAFRRDPSERNAPQASE, encoded by the coding sequence ATGTCTTTGAAATTTCTGATTTTTCTTGGTTCAGTGCGTGACAGTACACCACCCAGCCCTCCCCGGCTTGGTTTGAGGGTAGCGCAAGCTTGTGTAGTACATATCCAACAGGGAGATCACTTTGCGGAATTGATTGATCCGCTTGCTTTTAATCTGGAGCCCATCTTCAAACCCCACTTCACTTACGCGCGAGGCAAGGCACCCTCTCAGCTCCAATCCTTGGCGGAAAAGATTGAAAATGCGGATGGTTATGTCATGGTGAGTCCCGAATATAATCATTCAATGAGTCCCGCTTTGGCTCACCTGCTCAATCACTTTGGCAGCTCGCTTTTTTCGTATAAACCCAGCGCGATTGTCACCTATTCAAAGGGCCAATGGGGTGGTGCACGAGCTGCAGTGGGAATGCGCACTTTTTTGTCGGAGCTGGGTTGCTTGCCAGTTTCCGCCATGATTCATATACCAAAAGCTCATGAAGTACTTGCTGAAAGCGGAGATTTTGTCAGAAAAATAGATGCTGAGGAATGGAACGACTATTTCGCTCGTACCTTTACTCAGCTCAAATGGTGGGCATCAGCTACCCAAAACCAAAGGCGCGCAATCGATCCGCACAAACTGATACGTGCTTTTAGAAGAGATCCCTCTGAAAGAAACGCTCCGCAGGCATCTGAATAA
- the hflC gene encoding protease modulator HflC: protein MKQSIKSIVFILAVVILVAMSTYTVNQTEQVIITQFGKPVGDPITTPGLHFKVPFIQRVNSFDKRYLAWDGPMVEMSTKDKTYVQVDTFARWRIQEPMRYYLRLRDERSAQSRLEDILGSETRTAIARHELIEAVCSDKERQPLQDESLGSLTGTGTLGQLRPIKVGRAAIEQEVFDAAAPKLAEFGIELLDVRFKRIHYNQQVLERIYQRMISERLQIAQRFRSEGEGEAARINGNKERDINEIASTAYKRVQEIRGEADAKASEIYAKAYAQKPEAAEFYKFIKSMETYRKIVNGNATLVLSTDSELFALLKRIEQKEQKEH, encoded by the coding sequence ATGAAACAGTCGATAAAAAGCATCGTATTTATCCTGGCGGTCGTGATTCTGGTAGCGATGTCTACTTATACGGTCAATCAGACCGAGCAGGTCATTATTACCCAGTTTGGCAAGCCGGTAGGGGATCCGATTACGACGCCGGGATTGCATTTCAAAGTGCCTTTTATCCAGCGCGTGAACAGTTTTGATAAACGCTATCTGGCCTGGGATGGACCGATGGTGGAAATGTCAACGAAGGATAAAACTTATGTGCAGGTCGATACGTTTGCCCGCTGGCGGATTCAAGAGCCGATGCGCTACTACCTGCGACTGCGGGACGAACGCAGCGCTCAGTCACGCCTGGAAGATATCCTGGGTAGCGAAACGCGCACAGCTATTGCGCGGCACGAACTTATCGAAGCAGTGTGCTCCGATAAAGAGCGGCAACCACTGCAGGATGAGAGCCTGGGTTCTCTCACAGGCACAGGCACACTGGGTCAATTACGGCCGATCAAAGTGGGCCGTGCTGCGATCGAGCAAGAAGTGTTCGACGCAGCCGCGCCTAAATTGGCAGAGTTTGGCATTGAATTGCTCGATGTTCGCTTCAAGCGCATTCATTACAATCAGCAAGTACTGGAGCGTATCTATCAACGGATGATCAGTGAGCGGTTGCAGATTGCGCAGCGTTTCCGTTCGGAAGGTGAGGGGGAGGCAGCACGTATCAATGGTAACAAGGAGCGCGATATTAACGAAATCGCATCGACCGCTTACAAGCGTGTCCAGGAAATTCGCGGTGAAGCCGATGCCAAAGCGTCGGAAATCTACGCCAAGGCTTATGCGCAGAAACCTGAAGCTGCCGAATTTTATAAATTCATCAAGAGCATGGAAACCTACCGCAAGATTGTAAATGGCAATGCTACCCTGGTGCTTTCAACCGATAGTGAGCTGTTTGCATTGCTTAAACGAATCGAACAGAAAGAGCAGAAAGAGCATTAA
- a CDS encoding GmrSD restriction endonuclease domain-containing protein: protein MASIPEKIFTKASEVDIDHIVPLAHAHRHGVDSWTKKQRRAFANDFDNLVVISDKANHAKSDKAPHEWLPLCKAYWCEYGKRWKHIKHKYQLIFTQQEQAALNSLAKTCR, encoded by the coding sequence TTGGCGTCTATACCCGAAAAAATATTTACCAAAGCTTCAGAGGTCGATATCGACCATATTGTGCCCCTCGCGCATGCCCACCGGCATGGTGTCGATAGCTGGACAAAAAAGCAGCGTAGAGCATTTGCGAATGACTTCGACAATCTTGTTGTGATAAGCGACAAAGCGAATCATGCCAAATCAGATAAAGCGCCCCATGAATGGTTGCCTCTTTGCAAAGCCTATTGGTGCGAGTATGGCAAGCGATGGAAGCACATTAAGCATAAATACCAATTGATCTTTACTCAACAAGAACAAGCTGCCTTGAACTCATTAGCCAAAACCTGCCGTTAG
- a CDS encoding DUF2721 domain-containing protein — translation MEEVSVSVTVLTAMITPAVLILACGSLLLTTSQRLNRSIDRTRKISFEFKEIKQGNKSAPEPEQRMLFRQLEKAAKRSILLQRAMTLLYISLFFFIATSLLIGIFEILNWIRSWILISFFIIGIMMLLCASFFLVMETRLALSAVHDEMKFRLTID, via the coding sequence ATGGAAGAGGTTTCAGTTAGCGTAACTGTCCTTACCGCCATGATCACTCCCGCAGTATTAATTCTTGCTTGCGGGTCACTTTTATTGACTACTTCTCAAAGGCTCAATAGAAGCATTGACAGAACAAGAAAAATATCTTTTGAATTCAAAGAGATAAAACAAGGAAATAAATCAGCGCCGGAGCCGGAACAACGAATGCTGTTCCGGCAATTGGAGAAAGCAGCAAAGAGATCTATTTTATTGCAGCGTGCAATGACACTTCTCTATATCTCATTATTTTTTTTTATTGCCACCAGTTTGCTTATCGGTATATTTGAAATTTTGAACTGGATCAGATCTTGGATTTTAATTTCATTCTTTATAATAGGTATTATGATGTTGCTTTGTGCAAGTTTCTTTCTGGTTATGGAAACAAGGCTGGCTCTTAGCGCTGTCCATGATGAAATGAAATTCAGATTAACGATAGATTAA
- a CDS encoding SPFH domain-containing protein, which translates to MIASTAYKRVQEIRGEADAKASEIYAQAYAQKPEAAEFCKFIKSMETYRKIVNGDASLVLSTDSELFLIA; encoded by the coding sequence TTGATCGCATCGACCGCTTACAAGCGTGTTCAGGAAATTCGTGGTGAAGCGGATGCCAAAGCGTCGGAAATCTACGCCCAGGCTTATGCGCAGAAACCTGAAGCAGCCGAATTTTGTAAATTCATCAAGAGCATGGAAACCTACCGCAAGATTGTAAATGGCGATGCTAGCCTGGTGCTTTCAACCGATAGTGAGCTGTTTTTGATTGCTTAA
- a CDS encoding carboxymuconolactone decarboxylase family protein → MESNRYTRGQEALARIHGHIGEGVMDTLKDIAPDFARFIIEFPYGDIYSRGVLSPKERQIATIASLTTLGNAPTELKAHIQGSLNVGCTRQEIVEVIIQMAVYAGFPAAVNALLVAKEVFAELDKNKGSM, encoded by the coding sequence ATGGAATCAAATCGCTACACACGCGGTCAGGAAGCCCTTGCCAGAATTCATGGACATATCGGTGAGGGTGTCATGGATACCCTCAAGGATATCGCACCTGACTTTGCCCGCTTCATTATCGAATTTCCATACGGTGATATTTATTCGCGTGGCGTTTTGTCCCCGAAAGAACGGCAAATCGCCACCATTGCCTCCCTCACCACCCTCGGCAATGCGCCTACCGAATTGAAGGCCCATATCCAAGGGAGCTTAAACGTTGGCTGCACCCGACAGGAAATTGTGGAGGTGATCATTCAAATGGCCGTATATGCCGGCTTTCCGGCCGCGGTGAATGCGCTACTGGTAGCAAAAGAAGTTTTTGCAGAGCTTGATAAAAATAAAGGTTCTATGTGA
- the hflK gene encoding FtsH protease activity modulator HflK: MNDLKSILGRTLNALPISPLLGMLGIMLLVVALTSAFYTIPAESEGIVLRFGKYIEKVPSGLHVKLPLEIDTVISVPTQRQQKLEFGFATPGYTNPDQAGDEPELEKSMVTGDLNSALVEWIVQYRITDPEKYLFDVRDPGLTLRDISEAVMREVVGDRTVDEIITIGRQEIEETALARIRLLAEHYQLGMTINQVQSKNVNPPEPVQPSFNEVNRAQQDRENVINLANGEYNKAVPRARGEADQKIRAADGYRFKRINEAEGDVAAFNQLLEQYLKAPEVTRTRIYLETLGEVLPQARQQIIVDDTVQQILPMLPFPTNPVEMPQ; the protein is encoded by the coding sequence ATGAACGATCTCAAGTCGATTCTGGGACGCACTTTAAATGCACTGCCCATTTCTCCGTTGCTGGGAATGTTGGGTATTATGCTGCTGGTCGTGGCGTTGACTTCTGCGTTTTATACCATTCCGGCCGAATCGGAAGGGATTGTACTTCGCTTTGGCAAATATATCGAAAAAGTTCCGTCGGGCTTACACGTCAAGTTGCCGTTAGAAATTGATACTGTTATCTCAGTACCGACGCAGCGGCAGCAGAAACTGGAATTCGGTTTTGCCACACCTGGGTATACTAACCCCGATCAGGCTGGTGATGAGCCAGAGCTGGAGAAATCGATGGTGACCGGCGATCTGAATTCAGCCCTGGTGGAATGGATCGTACAGTATCGCATTACTGATCCCGAAAAATACCTGTTCGATGTGCGCGATCCTGGCTTGACTTTACGTGATATTTCCGAGGCAGTGATGCGCGAAGTTGTAGGCGATCGGACGGTCGATGAGATCATTACTATCGGTCGGCAAGAGATTGAGGAAACTGCGTTAGCGCGTATTCGCCTGCTGGCAGAGCACTATCAGTTGGGGATGACCATTAACCAGGTGCAGTCGAAAAATGTCAATCCACCGGAGCCGGTGCAGCCTTCTTTTAATGAAGTCAACCGTGCGCAGCAGGATCGGGAAAATGTCATTAACCTGGCCAATGGCGAGTACAACAAAGCTGTGCCGCGCGCACGCGGTGAAGCCGATCAAAAAATACGTGCAGCCGATGGCTATCGCTTTAAGCGCATTAATGAGGCCGAGGGGGATGTGGCTGCCTTCAATCAGTTGCTGGAACAATATCTCAAGGCGCCGGAGGTGACGCGCACTCGTATTTATCTGGAGACCTTGGGTGAAGTCTTGCCGCAAGCCAGGCAGCAAATTATCGTGGATGATACGGTGCAGCAGATCTTGCCGATGCTGCCTTTTCCAACCAACCCAGTGGAGATGCCGCAATGA
- a CDS encoding sensory rhodopsin transducer produces the protein MNSPIGHKIWAIPEGYIPSQSTGPDPEFTSHETACILNAGDNEANIEITIYFTDKDPVGPYKLKVPARRTLHLRFNNLKDPQEIPRDTDYASVIRSDVPIVVQHTRLDSRQAENALLTTIAYSVNE, from the coding sequence ATGAATTCACCTATCGGACATAAAATCTGGGCTATCCCGGAAGGATATATACCTTCACAAAGTACCGGACCCGACCCGGAATTTACCAGTCATGAGACTGCTTGTATTTTGAATGCCGGGGATAATGAAGCCAATATCGAAATAACCATATACTTTACTGATAAAGATCCGGTTGGTCCTTACAAGTTGAAAGTGCCGGCAAGGCGCACCCTGCATTTAAGGTTCAATAATTTGAAAGATCCTCAAGAGATTCCCCGAGATACTGATTATGCAAGTGTTATCAGATCGGATGTTCCTATTGTGGTTCAACATACACGTTTGGATTCTCGACAAGCAGAAAATGCATTATTAACGACTATTGCTTATTCAGTGAATGAATGA
- a CDS encoding ethanolamine ammonia-lyase subunit EutB: MDRLSARVTLKKNLIELFMVYRFSIGAFRYQFNGLKELLAKASPARSGDCLAGVAAETYAERVAARMCLAEVPLTRFLEELLIPYEEDEVTRLIIDTHDKQAFSEISHLTVGDFRDWLLIDSTDSVILKHVAAGITPEMAAAVCKLMRNQDLILVAKKCRVITAFRDTIGLPGRLSVRLQPNHPTDDARGIAASILDGLLYGSGDAVIGINPASDSLSAMSDLYYLVDEIIQRYDIPTQSCILTHVTNQIQLIEKNIPVDLVFQSIAGTEKANKHFGIDLSLLHEARSAALSLNRGTVGNNVMYFETGQGSALSADANFGIDQQTCEARAYAVARHFSPLLTNTVVGFIGPEYLYDGKQLIRAGLEDHFCGKLLGVPLGCDVCYTNHAEIDQDDVDTLMTLLAAAGVTFIMGVPGADDIMLNYQSTSFHDALYLRKVMGLGVAPEFEQWLKRVNIMNDQGKIQPVEPAHPLLQGIPEHLLTFKTPNEKA, translated from the coding sequence TTGGATAGGCTATCAGCTCGTGTTACACTGAAAAAAAACCTCATTGAGCTATTTATGGTCTACCGCTTCAGCATAGGCGCATTTCGCTATCAATTTAATGGTTTGAAAGAGCTGCTCGCCAAGGCATCTCCCGCTCGTTCGGGTGATTGCCTGGCAGGGGTTGCTGCTGAGACTTATGCCGAGCGAGTGGCGGCACGAATGTGTTTAGCGGAAGTACCCTTAACACGCTTTCTGGAGGAATTGCTGATTCCTTATGAAGAGGATGAAGTGACGCGCTTAATCATTGATACGCATGATAAGCAGGCGTTTAGCGAGATCAGCCATCTGACAGTGGGTGATTTTCGCGACTGGCTGCTTATAGACAGTACTGATTCCGTCATTTTAAAGCATGTGGCAGCAGGCATTACCCCGGAAATGGCCGCTGCTGTGTGTAAGCTGATGCGCAATCAGGATTTGATTTTAGTGGCGAAGAAATGCCGGGTGATTACCGCCTTCCGCGATACGATTGGCTTGCCTGGTCGCCTTTCTGTGCGCTTGCAGCCTAACCATCCCACTGATGATGCGCGTGGCATTGCTGCTTCCATTCTCGATGGCTTGTTATACGGTTCAGGTGATGCCGTCATTGGCATTAATCCGGCATCAGACAGTTTGTCTGCTATGAGTGATCTGTACTATTTGGTAGATGAGATCATTCAACGCTACGATATTCCCACCCAATCCTGCATTCTTACTCATGTCACCAATCAGATTCAGTTAATTGAAAAAAATATACCGGTCGATCTGGTCTTTCAGTCGATTGCAGGGACTGAAAAGGCGAATAAGCATTTTGGCATTGATCTCTCGTTGCTGCATGAAGCCAGATCGGCCGCACTCTCTCTTAATCGCGGTACTGTCGGCAATAATGTCATGTATTTTGAGACAGGGCAGGGATCAGCATTGTCGGCCGATGCCAATTTCGGAATAGATCAGCAGACGTGTGAGGCACGAGCTTATGCGGTTGCACGTCATTTCTCTCCCTTGCTGACCAATACGGTCGTTGGCTTTATCGGACCGGAGTATTTATACGATGGAAAGCAACTCATTCGTGCGGGGCTGGAGGACCATTTTTGTGGCAAATTGTTGGGGGTACCGCTGGGCTGCGATGTTTGCTACACGAATCATGCCGAAATTGATCAGGATGATGTGGATACCTTAATGACTTTACTTGCTGCTGCGGGTGTCACTTTCATCATGGGCGTTCCCGGTGCGGATGACATCATGCTTAATTATCAGTCTACTTCTTTCCATGATGCGCTTTATTTACGTAAGGTTATGGGGCTGGGTGTGGCTCCAGAGTTCGAACAGTGGCTGAAGCGTGTGAATATTATGAATGATCAAGGTAAGATCCAGCCGGTGGAACCGGCGCATCCTTTATTACAAGGGATACCTGAGCATTTGTTGACTTTTAAAACGCCCAATGAGAAAGCCTGA
- a CDS encoding restriction endonuclease has translation MGRRKTSLAEDLMDITAALPWWMGVILAVLAYSVLQHYAVLELPTNLIPGKMSHVIIEQMGRTFAYYGQYILPLLFLFGALGAFIKRRKRKHLIQTVGKGKPSNSLRDISWRDFELLVGEAFRMHGFSVVETGRGGADGGIDLVLKKEGEVFLVQCKQWRAYKVSVNVVRELLGVMVAKGAAGGFVVTSGVFTTEATSFAKGRNIELIDGSALSIMIEKARANVSICSATGRKVSQVPSPTSSIPIDAPNCPKCGGSMVKRIAKQGEKAGIPFWGCAEFPKCRGIRVIN, from the coding sequence ATGGGAAGAAGAAAAACCAGCCTTGCAGAAGATTTGATGGATATAACAGCCGCACTGCCGTGGTGGATGGGAGTTATTCTTGCTGTTCTAGCCTACAGTGTTTTGCAGCATTATGCTGTACTTGAACTGCCAACTAATCTTATTCCGGGGAAGATGAGTCATGTGATTATTGAGCAAATGGGGCGAACTTTCGCTTACTATGGGCAATATATTCTGCCACTGCTATTTTTATTCGGTGCATTGGGAGCTTTTATCAAACGGCGCAAGCGTAAGCATCTTATCCAAACTGTTGGCAAGGGAAAACCCAGTAATAGTCTGCGCGATATTAGCTGGAGAGATTTTGAATTGCTGGTAGGAGAAGCTTTCCGCATGCATGGATTTTCAGTTGTTGAGACAGGCAGGGGAGGAGCTGATGGTGGCATTGATCTGGTCCTTAAAAAAGAAGGAGAAGTTTTTCTCGTTCAATGCAAGCAGTGGCGAGCTTATAAAGTTTCAGTCAATGTGGTACGCGAGCTGCTTGGCGTGATGGTAGCAAAAGGAGCAGCGGGTGGATTCGTGGTAACCTCTGGAGTTTTTACAACGGAAGCAACGTCATTTGCTAAGGGTCGAAATATTGAATTGATTGACGGCTCTGCGCTTTCGATCATGATCGAGAAAGCGCGTGCGAATGTGTCAATTTGTTCTGCTACTGGAAGGAAGGTTTCTCAGGTACCTTCACCAACGTCTAGCATACCAATCGATGCGCCCAACTGCCCCAAATGTGGCGGCTCAATGGTAAAACGGATAGCCAAGCAAGGGGAGAAGGCAGGCATCCCATTTTGGGGGTGTGCTGAATTTCCCAAATGCCGAGGAATCCGAGTTATTAACTGA
- a CDS encoding acyloxyacyl hydrolase, whose amino-acid sequence MHTQIIRVLVFSLACIVSSAGSAEEQKTFAWLHEVKFGILHHDTGGLWSGFNRESGVDFNLEAIFSPHIKFLGGSIRPAFGGSANTAGDTSKLYTDIRWQYEHTSGVFFGIGIGGAVHNGKLHFEQHDRKALGSRVLFHIPIEIGYRLSARTSLSVYFDHVSNAFLADENEGMDTLGGRFGLRF is encoded by the coding sequence ATGCACACTCAAATTATTAGGGTATTAGTTTTCAGCCTGGCTTGTATTGTTTCGTCTGCTGGATCTGCAGAGGAGCAGAAGACGTTTGCCTGGTTGCATGAGGTCAAGTTCGGCATACTGCACCATGATACCGGCGGTTTGTGGAGTGGTTTCAATCGCGAGAGCGGGGTTGATTTCAATCTGGAAGCCATCTTTTCTCCTCATATCAAATTTCTCGGGGGCAGCATTCGTCCCGCCTTTGGCGGGTCGGCAAATACAGCGGGGGATACCTCCAAGTTGTATACGGATATTCGTTGGCAATACGAGCACACCAGTGGGGTTTTTTTCGGTATTGGTATAGGCGGGGCCGTGCACAACGGTAAACTTCATTTTGAGCAGCATGATCGTAAGGCGCTCGGGTCACGTGTGCTGTTTCACATTCCGATTGAGATAGGCTATCGCCTCAGTGCCAGAACCTCGTTGTCGGTTTATTTTGATCACGTGTCCAATGCCTTTCTCGCAGATGAGAATGAAGGTATGGATACCTTGGGAGGACGCTTCGGTTTACGGTTCTAG
- a CDS encoding DUF5985 family protein — translation MSQLLLGAIAMTNLTIGLFFLRFWKRTYDRFFLFFAVSFTLEGINRALLGLSYNADENEPVYYLVRLLSFVLILVAIIDKNRINKSQGDN, via the coding sequence ATGAGTCAATTGTTGCTGGGTGCGATAGCCATGACGAATTTGACGATCGGATTGTTTTTCCTGCGTTTCTGGAAAAGAACGTACGACCGCTTCTTTCTTTTTTTCGCGGTGTCTTTTACTCTGGAAGGAATAAACAGAGCTTTGCTCGGGCTGAGCTACAACGCCGACGAGAATGAACCGGTTTACTATTTGGTCAGACTTCTTTCCTTCGTTCTGATCCTAGTGGCGATTATTGATAAGAACCGGATAAATAAGTCTCAAGGCGATAATTAG
- the eutC gene encoding ethanolamine ammonia-lyase subunit EutC, with product MRKPDKPILSRDPWQQLKRFTRARIALGRAGSSLPTKELLDFTLSHAMARDAVHLALNVTALARELEEQRFSIQLVHSKAPDRMSYLLRPDYGRQLNEQSRRQLQAIKPVIPSGAVNLVIVVGDGLSSLAIERHAKPLLIEIKKNIPEQWKLGPVVIASQARVALADEIGELLAADIVAILIGERPGLRSPDSLSIYMTYAPKVGCSDADRNCISNICSEGLSYDTAAKKLLWLAKEAIRRKLSGVALKDEGSLQEIAVIDQHRKLL from the coding sequence ATGAGAAAGCCTGATAAACCCATCCTGAGCAGAGATCCCTGGCAACAGTTAAAGAGGTTCACTCGCGCACGGATTGCCTTGGGAAGGGCTGGCAGCAGTCTGCCAACCAAAGAGTTACTGGATTTTACTTTGTCGCATGCCATGGCGAGAGATGCGGTCCATCTGGCTTTGAATGTGACAGCCCTTGCGCGGGAGCTAGAAGAGCAGAGGTTCTCTATTCAGCTGGTACATAGCAAAGCACCTGATCGCATGAGTTATTTATTACGACCAGATTATGGACGGCAGCTAAATGAGCAAAGTAGACGGCAGTTACAGGCCATCAAACCTGTCATTCCATCTGGTGCAGTTAATTTGGTTATTGTCGTTGGCGATGGATTATCTTCATTGGCTATTGAGCGCCATGCCAAGCCATTGCTTATCGAAATAAAAAAGAATATTCCTGAGCAATGGAAACTGGGTCCTGTTGTGATTGCCTCACAGGCACGTGTCGCATTGGCTGATGAAATTGGGGAGTTGCTGGCAGCTGATATCGTTGCCATACTTATTGGGGAACGCCCAGGATTGAGATCACCTGACAGCTTGAGCATTTATATGACTTATGCGCCCAAGGTTGGTTGTAGTGATGCAGACCGGAACTGTATTTCTAATATTTGTTCCGAGGGGTTATCTTATGACACTGCCGCAAAGAAATTACTCTGGTTGGCAAAAGAAGCGATACGGCGAAAGCTGTCCGGCGTAGCGCTAAAAGATGAAGGTAGTTTACAAGAAATCGCAGTTATTGACCAGCATAGAAAACTGCTTTAA
- a CDS encoding HNH endonuclease family protein: MSRFYEIEPIAENYWRAIILFGRNSASYKFALAKTLFDFHSLGKTLITLEELAVPYASHLCEHLKIHPKQGTSEQSTFLDKLRAFNSGEIEKNEMISHTLRYGFVDVLDAFHNVHGKEIGVRFFIKERNKKNAIQLTDDFMLLGERQQFANLAEETESRWRLVESAWENSLSRNLMLVEYEEKDNLLIGINTIQCSTVTSARPALNGYQKGRCFYCFREISIMLGSEEIAEVDHFFPHILKQCDSRKPIDSIANLVLACRECNRGVNGKFDRLPSIELLERLFNRNEYLITSHHPLRETLISQTGSTIEKRQTYLQKAYNCSTLHVGAGGRKWQPKQQGVATF, from the coding sequence ATGTCACGTTTTTATGAAATAGAACCTATTGCTGAAAATTATTGGCGTGCCATTATTCTTTTTGGACGCAACTCGGCTTCATACAAATTTGCTCTTGCAAAAACCCTTTTTGATTTTCATTCACTGGGAAAAACATTAATTACCCTTGAAGAACTCGCAGTGCCCTACGCTTCCCATCTCTGCGAACACCTAAAAATACATCCAAAACAAGGTACGAGTGAGCAGAGTACATTTCTGGATAAGCTACGTGCGTTTAATAGCGGTGAAATAGAAAAAAATGAGATGATCTCTCACACTTTACGCTATGGTTTCGTAGATGTGCTGGATGCTTTCCATAACGTACATGGTAAAGAAATTGGTGTTCGTTTTTTTATCAAAGAACGTAACAAGAAAAATGCAATTCAATTAACTGATGATTTTATGCTTCTCGGAGAACGGCAACAATTTGCGAACCTTGCAGAAGAAACCGAGTCACGCTGGCGCTTGGTTGAGTCTGCATGGGAAAACAGTTTATCCCGCAATCTCATGCTTGTCGAATATGAAGAAAAAGATAATTTGCTGATAGGTATCAATACCATACAATGCAGCACAGTCACATCGGCACGACCAGCATTGAATGGTTATCAGAAAGGTCGCTGCTTTTATTGTTTTCGTGAAATATCTATAATGTTAGGAAGCGAAGAAATAGCCGAAGTTGATCATTTTTTCCCCCATATACTCAAGCAGTGCGATAGCCGTAAACCAATTGATAGTATAGCAAATTTGGTTTTAGCTTGCCGAGAATGCAATCGCGGAGTAAATGGCAAGTTTGATAGACTTCCATCGATTGAATTGCTGGAGCGCCTTTTTAATCGAAATGAATATTTGATCACTTCACATCATCCGCTTAGAGAGACCCTTATTTCTCAAACCGGAAGTACCATTGAGAAACGCCAAACCTACTTGCAAAAAGCGTACAACTGTTCAACTCTCCATGTTGGAGCAGGCGGGCGTAAATGGCAACCTAAACAGCAAGGAGTGGCAACTTTTTAA